From the Chloroflexus aurantiacus J-10-fl genome, one window contains:
- a CDS encoding DUF58 domain-containing protein, whose amino-acid sequence MWFATIFRRKSDNPPPPLFDEAFLRRLERLSLQAQRTLRGTPIVGRYPGRQPMPATIFSDHRPYTPGDDPRYLDWHVYARQEHLLVRLGETEQDVAVSLILDTSRSMVTGDPERLRRAIQLTGAMGYLALAHGDRVTVLTGDQPQPLFGPARGKMRAVELFKALRDLTPTRRIDLEQAARQIVQHHPRGGLVLLLSDLLTPMPIERLNQILPAPRWQVMVLHLLSNADLNPNLYGPLELVDSETGDQLVVDLDEATLAAYRAAVQHWRTSIAQHCSARGLHYAPVLTDWVLERQVIPFLRIRRFLT is encoded by the coding sequence ATGTGGTTCGCAACTATTTTTCGCCGTAAATCAGATAATCCGCCGCCACCTTTGTTCGACGAAGCCTTTCTGCGTCGGCTTGAACGACTGAGTCTGCAAGCGCAGCGAACGCTGCGCGGTACGCCAATTGTTGGTCGGTATCCCGGTCGGCAACCGATGCCGGCAACCATTTTTAGCGATCATCGTCCCTATACGCCCGGTGATGATCCCAGGTATCTTGACTGGCATGTCTACGCTCGCCAGGAACATCTGCTGGTGCGTTTGGGTGAAACCGAACAGGATGTGGCGGTTAGTCTGATCCTTGATACCTCGCGTAGTATGGTGACCGGCGATCCGGAACGGTTGCGCCGGGCAATTCAGTTGACCGGTGCCATGGGCTATCTGGCATTGGCCCACGGTGATCGAGTGACCGTCTTGACCGGTGATCAACCACAGCCACTCTTTGGCCCGGCACGTGGCAAAATGCGCGCGGTTGAACTCTTCAAGGCGCTGCGTGACCTGACACCGACCCGTCGCATCGATTTAGAGCAGGCAGCTCGCCAGATAGTGCAACATCATCCCAGGGGCGGTCTGGTGTTGTTACTCTCCGACCTGCTCACCCCGATGCCGATTGAGCGGCTGAACCAGATTTTGCCTGCACCGCGCTGGCAGGTTATGGTGCTGCACCTGCTGAGTAACGCCGATCTGAACCCGAATCTGTACGGGCCGCTGGAGCTGGTTGATAGCGAAACCGGTGATCAGTTGGTTGTTGATCTTGATGAGGCGACATTGGCGGCTTATCGTGCTGCGGTACAGCATTGGCGTACATCAATCGCTCAGCACTGCTCTGCCCGTGGTTTGCATTATGCGCCGGTATTGACCGATTGGGTGCTGGAACGGCAAGTGATCCCGTTTTTGCGCATCCGCCGCTTTCTGACCTGA
- a CDS encoding vWA domain-containing protein: MTLLAPLGLLALLALPVIVILHLIQSRRRRVEVPSLLLWQQLPLQPIARRRRRLRLTLLLFLHLLAAFLIGMAIAQPQITWPWLGSPRNLAIIIDTSTSMALVEDGRSRLDQARQQAATLIGQMRGSDQVILISAGPQARLIDRGQVVDRERLLAALVALRIEGAGSDVTGALTIAETFLIDQPGAGVVMLTDGALPPPDLTARQLPIRVEVLGTVQANRAVVTLAAQPGPANEVHIYARLLNAGDRFFRGPVRLWIDDQNSLTETVTMQAGATLELTWTLPGPARQVRLEIAGNDGLPLDDTATVVMNNQQPVRVLLVGSDVEALTRALQAMPDVTLTTISSATYNPDQAPLADVTVLVNTLPSRWPEGGVLVINPPDGSLLAVQGRAPAEATVTLTPAGETLLRDINLSGVNWGSVVLGNPPDWLTPLAFSGNHPLILRGRFERSDVAVWNFDLTDHPITRRLAFPLLVARTIRDLAPPVLPTAVTFGTPVIYATDLRTTDLEVRHPDGVRDVMTIQPALPVALEPSQAGLYQVRELSGGQVLREAQIPVNAGSLLESDVTPRIDNTTVNPTFAPMPATRTPVPQPVWSWLVIAAIGILVAEWLYIQRRPIQEGR, encoded by the coding sequence ATGACACTACTTGCGCCATTGGGCTTACTCGCACTGCTAGCGCTGCCGGTGATCGTGATATTGCATCTGATCCAATCACGGCGGCGGCGGGTAGAAGTGCCTTCCCTGCTCCTCTGGCAACAACTGCCACTACAGCCCATAGCTCGTCGTCGGCGCCGGCTACGCCTGACTCTCTTGCTCTTCTTGCATTTGTTGGCCGCATTTCTGATCGGCATGGCCATTGCCCAACCCCAAATAACCTGGCCGTGGCTCGGTTCGCCACGCAATCTCGCCATCATTATTGATACGTCGACCAGTATGGCGCTGGTCGAAGATGGCAGGAGTCGGCTGGATCAGGCTCGTCAACAGGCAGCGACGTTGATTGGGCAGATGCGAGGTTCCGATCAGGTGATATTGATCAGTGCCGGCCCGCAGGCGCGTCTGATCGACCGGGGGCAGGTGGTTGATAGAGAGCGATTACTCGCTGCCCTTGTTGCATTGCGTATTGAAGGTGCCGGGAGTGATGTTACCGGCGCGCTGACTATCGCCGAGACGTTTCTGATCGATCAACCGGGTGCCGGGGTTGTTATGCTGACTGATGGGGCCTTACCACCACCTGATCTCACCGCACGACAACTACCCATTCGGGTCGAGGTGTTGGGTACCGTGCAGGCAAATCGTGCGGTCGTGACTCTGGCTGCACAACCGGGGCCGGCGAACGAAGTTCATATCTACGCTCGTTTGTTGAACGCCGGTGATCGCTTCTTCCGTGGCCCGGTTCGGCTCTGGATCGACGATCAGAACAGCCTGACCGAAACCGTGACAATGCAGGCAGGTGCTACGCTCGAATTGACCTGGACACTTCCCGGCCCGGCCCGCCAGGTGCGGCTAGAGATTGCCGGTAACGATGGCTTACCACTCGACGATACTGCCACGGTGGTGATGAATAATCAACAACCGGTTCGAGTCCTCTTGGTTGGCAGTGACGTTGAGGCGCTTACGCGCGCGCTGCAAGCGATGCCGGATGTAACCCTGACGACAATATCATCAGCAACCTATAATCCCGATCAGGCTCCTCTGGCCGATGTTACCGTTTTGGTGAACACGCTGCCGTCGCGCTGGCCGGAGGGTGGGGTGCTGGTCATCAATCCGCCTGATGGGTCGCTGCTGGCGGTTCAGGGGCGGGCGCCGGCTGAGGCAACCGTGACGCTGACCCCTGCCGGTGAAACGCTGCTACGCGATATTAATCTGAGCGGTGTGAACTGGGGATCAGTAGTGCTCGGTAATCCGCCCGATTGGTTGACGCCGCTGGCCTTCAGTGGCAATCATCCGCTTATCTTGCGGGGCCGTTTTGAGCGCAGTGATGTCGCGGTCTGGAACTTTGATCTGACCGATCATCCCATCACCAGACGCCTGGCGTTTCCGTTACTGGTGGCCCGTACCATTCGTGACCTGGCGCCGCCGGTATTGCCAACGGCAGTGACGTTTGGCACACCTGTCATCTACGCGACCGATCTACGGACGACTGACCTGGAAGTGCGCCATCCAGACGGTGTCCGTGACGTGATGACCATCCAACCGGCGTTGCCCGTCGCGTTGGAACCGTCACAAGCCGGGCTTTACCAGGTTCGTGAGCTGTCTGGCGGGCAGGTGCTGCGCGAGGCGCAGATTCCGGTGAACGCTGGTTCTCTGCTCGAATCTGATGTGACGCCACGGATTGACAATACCACCGTTAACCCGACATTCGCGCCGATGCCGGCTACACGTACTCCCGTGCCACAGCCTGTATGGTCGTGGCTGGTGATCGCGGCTATCGGCATCCTGGTCGCAGAATGGCTCTACATTCAGCGCAGACCAATCCAGGAGGGACGATGA
- a CDS encoding VWA domain-containing protein: protein MIWQAPHMFWLLLVLPALLLIWRRAGNRLPWSVVGMRLAIVALLVGALADPIRPLPGAPLAGPLIVLYDQSDSLTPAGQAAIRAEAEAIAAAAGPETRLLAFGADVVAGGDRLPDGAGSDLAAAIATVRHLLPGGGRVILISDGQTTGGDALIAAQQAAQVGIRIDVRLVSPPAVSEVAVTRFDAPAFVRSGETFELRIATFYQSPVSSDALAARLRVWADDQLLGEEPIFIPSGSYEFVATHTATEPGVIRLRTELVPDRNDTFTANNVAGATTLVMPPPNILLIEDSGDEGAVLADALRRADMVIERSSASELPANLDLLTRFDGFVLVDVPATQLSLEQMVALREVVRSEGKGLTVIGGNQSFTLGGYAETPLADALPLLMTPPPRPQRAPVSILFIIDRSASMSATFGISKFDMAKEAAILSLTTLQPGDRVGVLAFDTETIWTVPFRTVGEGVSLVELQDQIATMSLGGGTNIERALSVGLPALANEPYSTRHAVLLTDGRSYSNNYPRYQQLVETARAAQITLSTIAIGSDSDTELLNQLASWGNGRYYFVADATDLPRITFQESEIATAELTVEQPVPVILHQPHPLVRNLNPRELPPLDGYIALQPRPEASMVLKSPAEDPLLAVWQYGLGRSVAWAASATSPWAGSWPGWPGYEQFWAQIVQYTLPTPDSGPLQVQVETAHGRTRLVVDARSAGGKPIDLAQVTARIALPNGNEQNINLIQVAPGRYARDLSFTSVGPYAITVTLFANGQTLQRSIGYVQLPPAEYAFPPPQPLQGERLLEQIATLTGGSMEVDLSATTPAARTSGEVVALWPYLAGLALLLWLVEIALRRNRLLV, encoded by the coding sequence ATGATCTGGCAAGCACCGCATATGTTCTGGCTGCTTCTGGTTCTGCCGGCGCTGCTGCTCATCTGGCGTCGTGCCGGCAACCGTCTGCCCTGGAGCGTGGTTGGGATGCGCCTGGCAATCGTCGCGTTGCTGGTTGGTGCCCTGGCCGATCCTATCCGCCCGTTACCCGGTGCGCCACTCGCCGGCCCGCTGATCGTGCTCTATGATCAATCCGATAGCCTGACACCTGCCGGGCAGGCGGCTATTCGCGCCGAAGCCGAAGCGATTGCCGCTGCCGCCGGCCCCGAGACCCGGCTGCTCGCGTTCGGGGCTGATGTGGTGGCAGGTGGTGATCGGCTCCCCGATGGCGCCGGTAGTGATCTGGCCGCCGCCATCGCCACCGTTCGCCACCTGCTCCCCGGTGGCGGGAGAGTCATTCTGATCAGCGATGGTCAGACGACGGGGGGTGATGCTCTGATTGCCGCACAACAGGCTGCGCAGGTCGGTATTCGGATTGATGTGCGTCTTGTCTCGCCACCAGCGGTTTCTGAAGTAGCAGTGACGCGCTTCGATGCGCCTGCGTTTGTGCGTAGTGGGGAAACCTTTGAACTACGCATCGCTACGTTTTACCAGTCACCGGTCAGTAGTGACGCGCTGGCCGCCCGGTTACGGGTATGGGCAGACGATCAACTGCTCGGTGAAGAACCGATCTTTATTCCTTCCGGTTCCTACGAGTTTGTAGCGACGCACACCGCCACCGAACCTGGTGTTATCCGTCTGCGCACCGAGCTTGTGCCCGATAGGAATGACACATTTACAGCGAACAATGTAGCGGGTGCGACCACGCTGGTCATGCCGCCACCAAATATCCTGTTGATTGAAGATAGTGGTGATGAGGGTGCTGTCCTCGCCGATGCGTTACGTCGGGCCGATATGGTGATCGAACGCAGCAGCGCCTCTGAACTGCCGGCCAACCTCGATCTGCTTACCCGCTTCGACGGCTTCGTGCTGGTTGATGTTCCGGCCACTCAGCTCTCATTAGAGCAGATGGTTGCCCTGCGCGAGGTGGTACGTAGCGAAGGCAAAGGCTTGACCGTCATCGGTGGTAATCAGTCGTTCACCCTTGGCGGGTATGCCGAAACCCCTCTCGCCGATGCACTGCCGCTGTTGATGACACCACCGCCACGCCCACAGCGAGCGCCAGTGTCGATCCTGTTCATTATTGACCGTTCGGCCAGTATGAGTGCTACCTTTGGGATCAGCAAATTTGATATGGCCAAAGAGGCTGCCATCCTCTCACTGACGACGCTCCAACCGGGTGACCGGGTTGGTGTGTTGGCCTTCGATACCGAGACGATCTGGACGGTGCCGTTCCGCACGGTTGGCGAAGGTGTTTCGCTGGTTGAGTTGCAAGACCAGATTGCGACAATGTCGCTCGGTGGTGGAACGAATATCGAACGCGCCCTTTCGGTTGGGCTACCGGCGCTGGCGAACGAACCGTACAGCACACGCCATGCGGTATTACTGACCGATGGTCGGAGTTACAGCAACAACTACCCGCGCTACCAGCAACTGGTCGAGACTGCGCGCGCTGCGCAGATAACGCTCTCGACAATCGCCATTGGTAGTGACTCTGACACCGAACTCCTCAATCAGTTAGCCAGTTGGGGGAATGGCCGTTACTACTTTGTCGCCGACGCGACCGATCTCCCGCGGATCACGTTTCAAGAGAGCGAGATCGCAACCGCTGAACTCACCGTCGAGCAACCGGTACCGGTGATCTTGCATCAGCCTCACCCCCTGGTACGAAACCTCAATCCGCGTGAACTCCCTCCGCTTGACGGATACATCGCCCTCCAGCCACGTCCTGAAGCCTCAATGGTGCTGAAAAGTCCTGCGGAAGACCCGCTGCTGGCAGTCTGGCAGTATGGGTTGGGGCGCAGCGTCGCCTGGGCGGCGAGTGCAACCTCGCCGTGGGCAGGTTCATGGCCGGGTTGGCCAGGCTACGAGCAATTCTGGGCGCAGATCGTGCAGTACACGCTACCAACCCCCGATAGCGGCCCGTTGCAAGTGCAGGTTGAAACTGCGCATGGCCGTACCCGCCTGGTCGTTGACGCTCGCTCTGCCGGAGGGAAGCCGATAGACCTGGCCCAGGTCACTGCCCGAATCGCGCTCCCCAACGGAAACGAGCAGAACATCAATCTGATCCAGGTCGCGCCGGGGCGATACGCTCGCGATCTTTCGTTTACAAGCGTTGGCCCCTATGCGATCACGGTGACCCTCTTCGCCAACGGGCAGACGTTACAACGTAGCATCGGCTACGTCCAACTACCCCCGGCGGAGTATGCGTTTCCGCCACCACAGCCATTACAGGGTGAGCGTTTACTGGAACAGATTGCCACACTAACCGGTGGGAGTATGGAGGTTGATCTCTCTGCGACCACACCGGCGGCTCGCACAAGCGGCGAAGTAGTAGCGCTCTGGCCATACCTGGCCGGACTGGCACTCCTGCTCTGGCTGGTCGAGATTGCCCTGCGCAGAAATCGCCTGCTCGTGTAG
- a CDS encoding serine hydrolase domain-containing protein: MIPEIDHIITTAIHERIFPGAIVLVAQDTHILHAAAYGTTMYDDPGTMPVTLDTIYDLASLTKVFTATAALRLHDAGMLPLDQPIQHWLPALHAPDITVRHLLSHSSGLTVQLAPLARAGAATIRTMVYTATPRHPPGRIVEYANLNTLLLGDVVTAIYGGSLADALTELVCVPLGLHKTRFNPPTEWRATIAPTEWDWEWRGGLVHGVVHDESTYALGGVAGHAGLFGPAAEALRLVQLFIQEGAWQDRQLLRAGTALAALTPQPASDTSRLVSGLGWMLHRPYMGSAIHHGFGHSGFTGPLLIGIPQRRLAIVLLCNRTYPKRTPPPYRHHAIAAMVVDAIIQAIDR, encoded by the coding sequence ATGATACCTGAGATTGATCACATCATCACCACCGCGATTCACGAGCGTATCTTTCCAGGCGCCATTGTCCTGGTGGCGCAGGACACCCACATCCTGCATGCGGCTGCTTATGGCACCACGATGTACGATGACCCCGGCACCATGCCGGTCACGCTCGATACCATCTACGATCTGGCGTCGTTAACCAAAGTCTTCACCGCCACCGCCGCACTCCGCCTGCACGACGCCGGCATGCTACCACTCGACCAACCCATCCAGCACTGGCTACCGGCACTGCATGCACCCGACATCACCGTTCGCCATCTCCTGAGTCACTCCAGTGGTCTGACCGTCCAACTGGCGCCCTTAGCCCGCGCCGGCGCCGCAACGATCAGAACAATGGTCTACACAGCCACTCCCCGCCATCCACCCGGTCGCATCGTTGAGTATGCCAACCTCAACACCCTGTTGTTGGGTGATGTCGTGACCGCGATCTACGGTGGTTCACTGGCCGACGCCCTGACCGAACTGGTCTGTGTACCGCTCGGCCTGCACAAGACGCGCTTCAACCCACCGACGGAGTGGCGGGCAACCATTGCCCCCACCGAATGGGACTGGGAATGGCGTGGTGGCCTTGTACACGGCGTGGTGCATGACGAAAGCACGTATGCGCTGGGCGGCGTTGCCGGTCATGCCGGCCTCTTCGGCCCGGCGGCTGAAGCATTGCGGCTGGTACAGCTCTTCATCCAGGAAGGAGCCTGGCAAGACCGCCAGCTCCTGCGGGCCGGCACAGCACTGGCTGCACTAACCCCACAACCGGCCTCCGACACCAGCCGATTGGTGAGTGGCCTGGGCTGGATGCTACACCGCCCATACATGGGGAGCGCCATCCACCACGGCTTCGGCCATAGTGGCTTCACCGGCCCCCTCCTGATCGGCATTCCCCAGCGGAGACTGGCAATCGTCCTGCTGTGCAACCGCACCTACCCCAAACGAACACCGCCGCCGTACCGTCACCATGCGATTGCTGCTATGGTTGTAGACGCAATCATCCAGGCGATAGATCGTTAG
- a CDS encoding thiol-disulfide oxidoreductase DCC family protein, which translates to MRYTMLYDGNCRICRSQAALIAGYDDHNQIELLDANSTSARERFPQISHEEAMGQLHVVGPDGTIYRGAEAVREILLQLPTLRGLGELLRLPGALTLAQPVYELIARNRYLFGGSTTCDDDACRRR; encoded by the coding sequence ATGCGCTACACAATGCTTTACGATGGCAACTGCCGGATATGTCGCAGCCAGGCCGCATTGATTGCCGGTTACGATGATCACAACCAGATCGAGCTACTCGACGCCAACAGCACCAGTGCACGGGAACGTTTTCCCCAAATTAGCCACGAAGAAGCGATGGGGCAATTGCATGTCGTCGGCCCAGACGGTACCATCTACCGTGGTGCCGAGGCAGTACGCGAAATTCTCCTACAGCTACCGACACTGCGCGGTTTAGGTGAACTCTTGCGCCTGCCTGGTGCCCTGACACTGGCTCAGCCGGTGTACGAATTGATTGCCCGCAATCGCTATCTCTTCGGCGGTAGCACGACGTGCGATGATGATGCCTGTCGACGTCGCTAA
- a CDS encoding NUDIX hydrolase — protein sequence MQDERPVPYDISKYQLPAVTVDVVIFSLINRTLHVLLVQRKRWPFEGRWAIPGGFIRLDESLEEAARRELEEETGVRDVYLEQLYTFGDVQRDPRHRVISVAYIALVRADAQTIRVSAENSDVRWFPVDHLPTPLAFDHDQILAYALSRLRSKLEYTTLAFQLLPELFSILELKHIYEQILGEKLDKGNFYRKIKEAGILEETPYMREGRGRPTRLWRFRRDRSGDKQFVFRWREDRREGVS from the coding sequence ATGCAGGATGAACGCCCGGTACCTTACGACATCAGCAAATATCAACTGCCGGCTGTCACGGTCGATGTGGTCATCTTCAGCCTGATCAATCGTACCCTGCACGTCTTACTGGTACAGCGCAAGCGCTGGCCATTTGAAGGACGCTGGGCGATACCGGGCGGTTTCATCCGGCTTGACGAATCGCTTGAAGAGGCTGCACGTCGTGAACTCGAAGAGGAGACTGGGGTACGAGATGTGTACCTTGAGCAGCTCTACACCTTCGGCGATGTTCAGCGCGATCCGCGTCACCGTGTGATCAGTGTGGCCTACATTGCACTGGTACGCGCTGATGCACAGACGATCCGGGTGAGCGCTGAGAACAGCGATGTGCGCTGGTTCCCGGTTGACCACCTGCCCACGCCGTTGGCCTTCGATCACGATCAGATTCTGGCCTATGCCCTCTCGCGATTGCGCTCGAAGCTTGAGTATACGACGCTGGCGTTTCAGTTGCTACCTGAACTCTTCTCGATCCTCGAATTGAAACACATTTACGAGCAGATTTTGGGGGAAAAGCTCGACAAGGGCAATTTCTACCGCAAGATCAAAGAGGCCGGTATTCTGGAAGAGACACCCTATATGCGTGAAGGCCGTGGGCGACCAACCCGCCTCTGGCGGTTTCGCCGTGATCGATCCGGCGATAAGCAATTTGTCTTCCGCTGGCGCGAGGATCGCCGTGAAGGGGTGAGTTGA
- the glk gene encoding glucokinase: MYLAGDIGGTKTILALFDQATGPHHPVFEQTFASARYPDLETMIAEFREQHPVPIEGAAFGVAGPVVSGRASITNLSWTIDAARLSTVLNGAPVRLLNDLEAIAQSVPILEPADLETLTAGQAIAGGAIGVIAPGTGLGEAFLTWDGVRYRPHPSEGGHTTFAPRNQVEKDLLDYLHQRYNHVSYERVCSGIGIPNLYAFVRDRLLQRETPAVAEQLAAASDPTPVIVQAGMATEQMCLVCRTTLELFVDILAAEAGNLALKVLATGGVYIGGGLPPRMLPLIKRERFLQVFRDKGRFSELLSQVPIHVILEPKAGLLGAAAAAMS, from the coding sequence ATGTATCTGGCCGGTGACATCGGCGGCACAAAGACAATTCTGGCCCTCTTTGATCAGGCGACCGGGCCACATCATCCGGTTTTTGAACAGACATTTGCCAGTGCGCGTTATCCCGATTTAGAGACGATGATCGCTGAGTTTCGCGAACAACATCCGGTTCCCATTGAGGGCGCAGCGTTTGGCGTCGCCGGGCCGGTGGTCAGCGGACGGGCCAGTATCACGAATCTGAGCTGGACAATTGACGCTGCCAGATTGAGTACAGTGTTAAACGGCGCACCGGTACGCCTGTTAAACGATCTGGAAGCGATTGCCCAATCGGTTCCGATTCTCGAACCTGCTGATCTGGAGACACTTACTGCGGGGCAAGCCATTGCTGGTGGCGCAATTGGGGTCATCGCCCCTGGTACCGGTCTGGGTGAGGCATTTCTCACCTGGGACGGGGTGCGCTATCGCCCGCACCCCTCTGAAGGCGGTCACACGACATTCGCGCCCCGCAATCAGGTTGAAAAAGATCTGCTCGATTACCTGCATCAACGGTACAATCACGTCAGCTACGAACGTGTCTGCTCGGGCATTGGCATACCGAATTTGTACGCTTTTGTACGTGATCGACTGCTCCAACGCGAAACGCCGGCGGTCGCCGAGCAACTGGCCGCTGCCAGTGATCCCACACCGGTCATTGTCCAGGCCGGGATGGCAACCGAACAGATGTGCCTGGTATGCCGTACCACCCTTGAACTGTTCGTTGACATTCTGGCAGCCGAAGCCGGCAATCTGGCGTTAAAGGTACTGGCGACCGGCGGCGTATACATTGGCGGTGGTTTACCACCACGGATGCTGCCATTGATCAAGCGTGAACGATTCCTACAGGTCTTCCGTGATAAAGGACGTTTCAGTGAATTGCTGAGCCAGGTGCCGATTCACGTCATTCTCGAACCGAAAGCCGGTCTCCTCGGCGCGGCAGCAGCAGCAATGAGTTGA
- the rpe gene encoding ribulose-phosphate 3-epimerase: protein MRLAPSILTADFARLGEQVATACAAGIDWIHLDVMDGRFVPNISFGPLVVRALRPLADQYGALLDAHLMIVEPERYLADFAAAGADLITVHAEATPHVHRAVQMIHNLGKKAGVAINPATPLSMVEELIDQVELILLMTVNPGFGGQTLIPSVLAKVQRLRTLLGDRPVEIMVDGGVNPTTIAACATAGATVAVVGSAVFGPQPIPDAISELRIALGEAVPGK from the coding sequence ATGCGGCTTGCGCCTTCAATTCTCACGGCTGATTTTGCGCGTTTGGGCGAACAGGTTGCCACAGCCTGTGCTGCCGGTATTGACTGGATTCATCTCGATGTGATGGATGGCCGGTTTGTGCCGAATATTAGTTTCGGTCCGCTGGTTGTTCGCGCATTGCGACCACTAGCCGATCAATACGGAGCATTACTCGATGCTCACCTGATGATTGTTGAGCCGGAACGCTACCTGGCCGACTTTGCCGCTGCCGGTGCCGATCTGATAACCGTCCACGCTGAAGCGACGCCTCACGTGCATCGGGCCGTGCAAATGATCCACAATCTGGGCAAAAAAGCCGGGGTTGCTATCAACCCGGCAACTCCTCTCAGCATGGTCGAAGAGCTAATCGATCAGGTAGAACTCATCTTGTTAATGACGGTCAATCCCGGTTTTGGCGGACAGACGCTCATTCCGTCGGTACTCGCAAAAGTACAGCGGCTGCGCACCCTGCTGGGTGATCGTCCGGTGGAGATTATGGTTGATGGTGGGGTAAATCCAACCACCATCGCCGCCTGTGCAACTGCCGGTGCGACGGTGGCAGTGGTTGGATCGGCGGTATTTGGCCCGCAACCAATCCCGGATGCCATTAGCGAGCTGCGCATAGCGTTGGGTGAGGCCGTTCCGGGTAAGTGA
- the rpiA gene encoding ribose-5-phosphate isomerase RpiA: MNTTSTETRKAMAAAAAVALVRPGMVIGLGFGSTAAYATRMIAERLHQGDLNDIVGVPCAEGTAQLARELGIPLTTLDEVAAVDLTIDGADEVDPQLSLIKGGGGALLREKMVAQASRRVAIIVDDSKLSPALGTRFALPLEVVDFGWRATARWLEAQGGTVQLRLRADGQPFRTDQGNLILDWKCGPLNDPAALAAQLSARAGIVEHGLFIGLATDLFVAGPDGVQHVTTSDCGTIAW, encoded by the coding sequence ATGAATACAACGTCAACTGAGACACGCAAAGCAATGGCGGCAGCGGCGGCGGTAGCCCTGGTACGGCCAGGGATGGTGATCGGGTTGGGCTTTGGCAGTACTGCCGCCTACGCAACACGCATGATTGCCGAACGTCTGCACCAGGGTGATCTGAACGACATCGTTGGTGTACCGTGTGCCGAGGGCACTGCCCAACTGGCTCGCGAACTGGGTATTCCGCTCACAACGCTCGACGAAGTCGCTGCGGTGGATTTGACCATTGACGGCGCTGACGAGGTTGATCCGCAACTATCGTTAATAAAAGGAGGCGGCGGAGCACTATTGCGTGAAAAGATGGTCGCGCAGGCCAGTCGGCGGGTCGCGATTATTGTTGATGACAGCAAACTGTCACCAGCCCTCGGTACACGCTTTGCCTTACCGCTCGAAGTCGTCGATTTTGGCTGGCGCGCCACTGCACGCTGGCTGGAGGCACAAGGCGGAACGGTGCAGCTTCGCCTGCGGGCCGATGGTCAACCCTTCCGTACCGATCAGGGAAACCTCATTCTCGATTGGAAGTGCGGCCCACTCAATGATCCGGCAGCGCTGGCAGCTCAGCTATCAGCGCGAGCCGGCATTGTCGAACACGGTCTGTTCATTGGTCTGGCAACCGATCTCTTCGTAGCCGGCCCGGACGGTGTGCAGCACGTGACCACCAGCGATTGCGGTACAATAGCCTGGTAG